Below is a genomic region from Erigeron canadensis isolate Cc75 chromosome 7, C_canadensis_v1, whole genome shotgun sequence.
TTGCATTTGTGACACTTACTTCATCATCACCAATAATAATACCATCATCTCTTGCTATTCCTTctattaatagtaataataataataataaatcagcAGCTATTCCACCACAAATTAGTACCACCCCATTTTCTCAATCCAAAAACTTAATCACTGGTTTGGATAATGggtatgatttatttatttcttattttacttatttcatcaattatttattttttggggGTTCATTTTGTGAGGGGCACCACATTTGCACACgtcattttcctttttctttttttactgaATATATTTGCTTTAGACATTTTTTTAtgctttttagtttattatgtCTCAAATTTACCCACATTGTACATTTTCAATAATGGGTCGGGTtggataatgggtcaaaatgggttccGGTTGAAACTGGTgtattttttttgataattataGTATTTTACATGGAAATAGGAGGCAAACTGGCAACcaaattatgattatttttgttattgaaattttcGGTTTAATTTTATGGGCTTTTTAGAGTAATTTTGTCAGAGGGTCTTCAGTGACTAAGTAACCATAGTGGTGTTGGTGAATGTATGTTTCAGGAAGATTAGACCGTGTCCATCGAATAATCCTGGATGTGTTTCAAGTAACCCACAATCGTCATCTTTTGCGTTCCCTTGGAGGATTCCGGACAATGCATTAGATAATGCCATCCAGGTGTTTGATATGTTTGTTGTCACTTATGGGGTTTTGATTATGAGCTTTGGTTGTGAGAATTTTCTTTTGTGAATGTTTCTTGCAGCAACTGCAACAAGCGATTTTAGAGACACAGAAGAACGCCGAGATTGAGGTTGTTGAGGACACCCCTGATGGTAACTTGATACATTCAGTATATTGATCGAATACATACGTTGATTGTGTCTGGCTAGGTACCTTTAATTAGTTTTGTGTAGCTTAAAGGTTTTGGTTTTACAAAAAACTTGTAAGTATGTAGCTTTAGAAATAAATGCCTCCCACTGAAAGCTCATAAAAGCCCAAAACGCTAGTGAAAGTAATGCTTAAATATACACAACCTACGTATATGTACTTGGTTTATATGTTCATTTAGCTTATGTTTATATGCCAATAATCTTAAGGGTTCGTATATTCCAATTCAGTTTATGTAAAGAGGTCATTTATGATGACAtgatttcacagaaaaggataTTCTTACCGCTAAAATAGTCATGTAAACTTGTTTTTTAGCAACTGGTAACCAAATAGAATTCTCAGAAATTTACTTTAGAAAAATGACACTTGTGGCCTTGTATTTGTGACTACAATCACAAAAGTATGTCTGGCGACACATACGTCCCTCAGTTGCCAATGGCCATTGTATTCTCCTTGACCTTAGGTCACAAAGAAATACTGTTATATGAATTAccttttgtgtatatatacacaaccTAGAATGAAGCTCTGTACAAAAAGATTGTACTTTACCAAACTCGAGTCAACTTTAATGTGTCAAAACTTATAAAGAGTTCGGGAATTCTTGTATACGTATGTAGCCAAATGCTTGAAGAAAGAAacgtattatttttaatttaattttaaatttatgagAACCAAATTCATGAGTTTTCTACTGACTTTTAATGCAAGATAGAGATTTCAACACATTTACTTGGAAGTGGGCCAATTTGGGTTGATTTACATCTAACAGGTCAAACTTAAAAATGAAATAGTCAAGCTATTAAAATTGGTTGGAAGTCGGTTATTTGAACAAATTAGACAGTATAACATCGATTATACGTATTCGTATCCAATGTGCATaacttatttatatcaaataaagaTGGATACAATATGTTAATGGTCAACctaacccattttgacccattacccatcCCACCCACGATCTCACCTCAAGTATTTGTAGTAGTGATCTTGAAAGTGGGTCAATTAACAGGTCAAACGTAAAAGTGGAACAGTATACTTACGATAATACGTATTCATACCTAATGTGCATTATTTATCTCATATAAAAGAAGATGGATACAATATGTTAATGGTCAACCTgacctgttttgacccattacccaacctacTCATTATCTCACCTTAAGTATTTGCACTTTGCAGTAGTGACCTTGTTGCCTGTAGAAGtttgattatgttattaatCTTTCTAATAAACCTTTTACGGGCCAGGCAAATATTTGCAAGCAACAGTTGATGGAGGGTTCGGACGTGATGTTATGGAGTTCATGTTGAAAGGGGACGTCGTCTCTTATCGATGCATGGCCACAAAGGTTACATATGTGTACCCTTTCACTACAGCCTTAGGCGATTCAAAAGGTCAAGAAGAAAGAATAAGGAAGGTCGTGGACCAATTAGGGTGGGATGCCCCTAGTTTTAGTGCCATGGATTAAGTCCACTTTGAacgtatatatacacacacgaaATGTTCACTATTTCTACTTGTGTATGTCTTTACAGTTTCATTATCAGATGGTACATGTTGATTTCATTCACTGCTTTCCTTTGTACACATTTATTTGGATCTACATTTCTCCAGGGTTGGATCATAACGTGTTATATTGAACTCATTAGCCGCACAACACACATTTTTAGGCGCAACCCTCGATTTTTTGTTGTATAATATTTGTCAACAGATTATGAAACTGTAATTAGAATGGTACCCATATGTTCTTATTCTGtgttactattttattttacagTATAATGTAATAGAACAATTTGACTCgtaatgaactttttttttctttttttttttgtctttaagGTG
It encodes:
- the LOC122607322 gene encoding thylakoid lumenal 17.9 kDa protein, chloroplastic; protein product: MSFFYSLTSGSTSHLLPPFQLITTTKNKNSPIILNKSPTLSSQNHNNNANLKISPSSLLLLSRKNLLNLAIAFVTLTSSSPIIIPSSLAIPSINSNNNNNKSAAIPPQISTTPFSQSKNLITGLDNGKIRPCPSNNPGCVSSNPQSSSFAFPWRIPDNALDNAIQQLQQAILETQKNAEIEVVEDTPDGKYLQATVDGGFGRDVMEFMLKGDVVSYRCMATKVTYVYPFTTALGDSKGQEERIRKVVDQLGWDAPSFSAMD